The Sphingobium sp. RAC03 genome includes the window GGGCATTTTGAAATCTTCATCCGCCCGGACCTAGCGCATGCGCCTGACGCCATGCCCGCGCAGATCGCCGCCATCCTCGCCCACGAGCTGGTCCATGCCGCTGTCGGCATCCCGGCAGGGCATGGGAAGGCGTTTAAACGGGTCGCGCTTGGGCTGGGCCTTGTCGGGCCGATGCGCGCCACCACTCCCGGCGACGCCTTACTTGCGGCCATCGCACCGATCCTTGAGGCCGCTGGCTCCCTCCCCCATGCCCATCTCGACACCGGCGGGGAGTCGACCGCGCCCAAGAAGCAGAAAACCCGGATGCTGAAATGCGAGTGCGCGACGTGCGGCTATACTGTGAGGACCGCGCGCAAGTGGCTGGAATTGGCCGGAGCGCCGCTTTGCCCGATTGAAGGGCACGGGATCATGCAGCATGAGCCGCTGGACGCCGACGATGACGAGGGTGGTTAAGCGTCCTCCCCCTGCCCCTTTCATTCAGGCACGGCTTGCACTATGCCCACATGCAAACATGCGGTCATGTAAGGATATTCACATGCCAACAATCGCCATTATCAGCCAGAAGGGTGGTGCGGGGAAAACCACCCTCGCCCTGCATCTGGCCGCCGCCGCCGAGGATGCTGGCCATACCGCGCTGGTGATCGACCTCGACCCGCAGGCGACAGCGAGCCAGTGGGCGGCGTGGCGCAAGGATGCGCCCCCGGTCGTGATCGACAGCGCCCCCCCTCGCCTTGCCGCCAAGATCGAGCAGGCGAGGGCGCAAGGCGCAGCGTTCATCGTGATCGACACCCCGCCCCATGCCGACAGCGCCGCCAGCGCCGCCGTCGAGGCGGCCGACCTGGTGCTGATCC containing:
- a CDS encoding transcription elongation protein SprT, giving the protein MTHETRESWLNAVAQGMAPLFEALDAPLPDRVRVAIGFTSRGAKGKAIGECWDNRLSADGHFEIFIRPDLAHAPDAMPAQIAAILAHELVHAAVGIPAGHGKAFKRVALGLGLVGPMRATTPGDALLAAIAPILEAAGSLPHAHLDTGGESTAPKKQKTRMLKCECATCGYTVRTARKWLELAGAPLCPIEGHGIMQHEPLDADDDEGG